The Rattus rattus isolate New Zealand chromosome X, Rrattus_CSIRO_v1, whole genome shotgun sequence genome has a window encoding:
- the LOC116887832 gene encoding E3 ubiquitin-protein ligase RNF168-like, translating into MALSKAKPLSLEDCQCLLCMEFLIEPITMPCNHTMCKSCFKALLRKTNLFCPFCRSWISSWARYHTHVNSLINKELWERIQTQYPEECRRRTPGEERSSLVFSDHSPIRVLSNPGELRKEYEEQLIKMEAERQATKERQNRATEEYIKQLLAKELEEEKIWAEKRRLEEREQREEEEAKKSSTSDPGTSPRKKKRKRKHCEDVPKFSPHQPQLESALLYETVQDSKKTSGREHEAKTEENMSAATLLTDPENPQQGTSYSRYEVFSTYDAKVGSSEDDTPKPSCSNLNRYVPSKKIKPEANIHTSAQIETMSITEETGNSTIEAKEKMSHPSSGKHTSKRKHQEYPSEAAGEPSISDEVSPQSSSDKESQDLITKKLIDLEKLYYEKHLQEEQDRLFALELQRALDEEEMRESWGKKSPRIYPFRYDTANPDTSAKEDSKDKNI; encoded by the coding sequence ATGGCCTTATCGAAAGCAAAGCCCTTGTCTTTAGAAGACTGCCAGTGTCTGCTTTGTATGGAATTCCTCATTGAGCCCATAACTATGCCTTGCAACCATACAATGTGCAAATCATGCTTTAAAGCACTTCTCCGAAAAACAAATTTATTCTGCCCCTTCTGCCGCTCCTGGATCTCTTCATGGGCTCGGTACCATACTCATGTGAACAGTCTTATcaataaggaactgtgggagagaaTTCAAACTCAGTACCCAGAGGAATGCAGACGTAGGACCCCTGGGGAAGAacggtcttcactggtcttcagtGATCATTCACCAATTCGAGTGCTAAGTAATCCTGGAGAACTGAGGAAAGAATATGAAGAGCAGCTGATTAAGATGGAGGCCGAGCGCCAGGCCacaaaggaaagacaaaacagaGCCACTGAGGAATACATAAAGCAATTACTGGCAAAGGAATTGGAGGAGGAAAAAATATGGGCAGAAAAGCGCAGACTGGAAGAACGGGagcaaagagaggaggaagaggctaaAAAGAGCAGCACGAGTGATCCAGGCACAtcgccaagaaaaaaaaagcgcAAACGAAAACACTGTGAGGATGTTCCGAAGTTTTCCCCTCATCAGCCTCAGCTTGAGTCAGCATTGCTGTATGAAACTGTGCAGGACAGCAAGAAAACGTCTGGCAGGGAACACGAAgcgaaaactgaagaaaatatgtcAGCAGCTACTTTGTTAACAGATCCGGAGAATCCTCAACAAGGTACTTCATATTCACGTTATGAGGTTTTTTCTACCTATGATGCAAAAGTGGGCAGTTCAGAAGATGATACACCAAAACCAAGCTGCTCCAATCTCAACCGTTATGTCCCATCTAAGAAGATTAAACCTGAAGCTAACATTCATACTTCTGCCCAGATAGAGACTATGAGCATAACagaggaaactggaaacagcacaattgaggcaaaagaaaaaatgtcccATCCTTCGAGTGGTAAACatacttctaaaagaaagcatcagGAATATCCATCTGAAGCTGCCGGTGAGCCTAGCATTTCTGATGAAGTATCCCCTCAATCTTCCTCGGACAAGGAATCACAAGACCTCATTACCAAAAAGCTGATAGATTTGGAGAAACTGTATTATGAGAAGCATCTACAAGAAGAACAAGATAGATTATTTGCATTGGAGCTTCAAAGAGCACTGGATGAAGAAGAAATGAGGGAATCGTGGGGTAAGAAGTCCCCACGGATCTATCCATTCCGTTATGATACCGCCAATCCAGACACCTCAGCAAAAGAGGATTCCAAAGATAAGAACATCtga